A window from Shewanella livingstonensis encodes these proteins:
- a CDS encoding MATE family efflux transporter, with protein sequence MLVKPNAPLSLFSLTWPLFVDFALHFLTAAINTFMISHVSYQGVAALSVGNMVFELAITLFSFVSIGASVVITQYLGANNKTAASAVVYSSIGFNFLVGLVAAVGILTGSTMMLNLMNLPAELMADGKLYLQIVGLCLIPEAMAMCLAAGMRAHGFTQQAMWVTLSMNVITFIGNLLLLYGWFGLPQMGVAGVAISTVVGRLVGVSIMMVLFVRYTKIPLHIPSILRPDKAMLKKVFHIGLPAAGENVSWMLQFMVVTSFVGLMGDKALAAQSLYFQICMFILLFGLSIGIGNEIIIGHMVGAKQLKAAEQQMYRALKLGLIVTSVVALFVVIWGPNLVSLFTDEQDIVVLVGQLFVLTLVMEPGRTFNLVVINALRASGDAKFPFFMGLFSMWCIAVPGAYYLGIYLDFGLLGIWAALALDEWVRGLAMLWRWRSGRWQSKSLVA encoded by the coding sequence ATGCTTGTTAAGCCAAATGCACCTTTGTCATTATTTTCATTAACTTGGCCATTATTCGTCGATTTTGCTCTGCACTTTTTAACCGCCGCAATTAATACCTTTATGATAAGCCATGTGTCGTATCAGGGAGTGGCGGCGTTGTCTGTTGGTAATATGGTGTTCGAACTGGCAATTACGTTATTTAGTTTCGTCAGTATTGGCGCTAGCGTTGTCATTACCCAGTATTTAGGCGCCAATAATAAAACTGCAGCCAGCGCCGTGGTGTATTCATCTATCGGATTCAATTTCTTAGTTGGCTTGGTCGCAGCGGTAGGTATTTTAACCGGCTCAACCATGATGTTGAATTTAATGAACTTACCAGCCGAGTTGATGGCCGATGGTAAATTGTATTTACAAATTGTTGGTTTATGTTTAATTCCTGAAGCTATGGCCATGTGTTTAGCGGCGGGAATGCGTGCTCATGGTTTTACCCAGCAAGCCATGTGGGTCACATTATCGATGAATGTGATCACCTTTATCGGCAACTTATTATTGCTCTATGGTTGGTTTGGTTTGCCCCAAATGGGTGTAGCGGGGGTTGCGATTAGTACTGTTGTCGGGCGACTTGTGGGTGTGAGCATTATGATGGTGTTGTTTGTACGCTATACCAAAATACCATTACATATTCCAAGTATTTTACGTCCCGATAAAGCCATGCTTAAAAAGGTATTCCATATTGGTTTACCTGCAGCGGGCGAAAATGTCTCGTGGATGCTGCAATTTATGGTAGTCACTTCATTTGTTGGCTTAATGGGTGATAAGGCCTTAGCTGCGCAGTCATTATATTTTCAAATTTGTATGTTTATCTTATTGTTCGGTCTATCGATAGGCATTGGTAACGAAATTATTATTGGTCATATGGTGGGTGCTAAGCAATTAAAAGCCGCAGAGCAGCAAATGTATCGCGCATTAAAGTTGGGTTTGATTGTGACCAGTGTAGTGGCTTTATTTGTCGTAATATGGGGACCTAATCTTGTCAGTCTGTTTACGGATGAACAGGATATCGTTGTCCTTGTGGGGCAATTATTTGTCCTCACGTTGGTCATGGAACCGGGTAGAACATTTAACTTAGTGGTCATTAATGCGCTAAGAGCCAGCGGTGATGCTAAGTTTCCGTTTTTCATGGGGTTGTTTTCCATGTGGTGTATCGCGGTACCTGGTGCTTATTATCTTGGGATCTATTTAGACTTTGGCTTGTTGGGTATTTGGGCTGCTTTAGCGCTAGACGAATGGGTTAGGGGATTAGCCATGTTGTGGCGTTGGCGTAGTGGCCGCTGGCAAAGCAAGAGCTTAGTCGCTTAA
- the epd gene encoding erythrose-4-phosphate dehydrogenase, with amino-acid sequence MIRVAINGYGRIGRSILRALYESGKRQQIQIVAINELAKPEAICHLTQYDTTHGRFKHTVKLSGDQLLIGDDSILLLNQADANLLPWAELDIDIVYEATGSLIDRHACEAHIQAGAKQVLISHPSSADVDATIVYGVNHDLLRAEHTVISNASCTTNCIVPVIDVLDKHFEVKSGAITTIHSAMNDQQVIDAYHDDLRRTRAAGQSIIPVDTKLARGIERILPHMKDKFEAISVRVPTINVTAIDLSVTLEKKVNIEQINSVLQLASNGSFNGILGYTDEPLVSCDFNHDPRSSIVDGTQTRVSAGHLVKLLLWCDNEWGFANRMLDTSLAMIQAKLDR; translated from the coding sequence ATGATTCGAGTTGCAATTAATGGTTATGGCCGGATTGGCCGCTCAATACTTCGTGCCTTGTACGAATCTGGTAAACGTCAACAAATCCAAATTGTGGCGATCAATGAGTTGGCAAAGCCAGAAGCCATTTGTCATTTAACCCAATATGACACTACTCATGGTCGTTTTAAGCATACCGTTAAACTAAGCGGTGATCAGTTACTTATTGGCGATGACAGTATTTTATTACTCAATCAAGCTGATGCTAACTTATTGCCTTGGGCTGAGCTTGATATTGATATTGTTTATGAAGCCACCGGCAGCTTAATTGACCGTCATGCTTGCGAAGCACATATTCAAGCTGGCGCTAAGCAAGTGCTTATTAGCCATCCTTCTTCTGCAGACGTTGATGCCACCATTGTCTATGGTGTCAATCATGACTTATTACGCGCAGAGCATACCGTTATTTCTAACGCGTCTTGCACCACTAATTGTATTGTTCCGGTTATCGATGTATTAGATAAGCATTTTGAAGTCAAAAGTGGCGCGATTACCACAATTCACTCGGCGATGAATGATCAACAAGTGATTGACGCTTATCATGACGATTTACGCCGAACGCGCGCCGCAGGTCAATCTATTATTCCAGTGGACACAAAATTAGCTCGCGGCATTGAGCGTATTTTGCCGCACATGAAAGATAAGTTTGAAGCCATTTCTGTGCGGGTTCCCACCATAAATGTGACCGCGATCGACTTATCTGTCACGCTAGAGAAAAAAGTCAATATTGAACAGATTAACAGTGTGTTACAACTTGCCTCAAACGGCAGTTTTAATGGTATTTTAGGTTATACTGACGAGCCATTGGTATCGTGTGACTTTAACCACGATCCCCGTTCTAGCATCGTTGATGGTACCCAAACTCGTGTCAGCGCCGGCCACTTGGTCAAATTGTTATTATGGTGCGACAACGAATGGGGTTTTGCCAACCGTATGCTCGATACTAGCTTAGCAATGATCCAAGCAAAGTTAGATAGGTAA
- a CDS encoding DUF481 domain-containing protein — MKKLLLTAAITLTMPFAAHAGSEFVEGDATFAGEAELGATLTTGNTDTSSFKARLALKQELGNWENQYVLEGLYKEDTEEVTAKRYFLGVQGDYQINDVSYLFANTNYEVDPFTGYDFTSTTSAGYGHRFIDTDRMSLKAEAGPGYIYQQLDEESALAEGYDSDDSIVAHAVIDFQTKISDSSKFQQRFIADWGSKLDARSETSLTANIVGALAMKFAVIVRYNSEPLDDKESTDTETNMTLLYAF, encoded by the coding sequence ATGAAAAAACTGCTACTTACTGCAGCTATTACACTAACCATGCCATTTGCAGCACATGCTGGAAGTGAGTTTGTTGAAGGCGATGCTACTTTTGCTGGTGAAGCAGAATTAGGTGCAACGTTAACCACTGGTAATACTGATACTTCTTCGTTTAAAGCGCGTTTAGCGCTAAAACAAGAATTAGGTAACTGGGAGAACCAGTATGTGTTAGAAGGGTTATACAAAGAAGATACTGAAGAAGTAACCGCAAAACGTTATTTTTTAGGTGTACAAGGCGACTATCAAATTAATGATGTGAGCTATTTGTTTGCCAATACTAACTATGAAGTTGATCCATTCACTGGTTATGATTTCACCTCAACAACTTCTGCCGGTTATGGTCACCGTTTTATTGATACTGACAGAATGTCTTTAAAAGCAGAAGCTGGTCCTGGTTATATCTATCAACAATTAGATGAAGAGTCTGCTCTTGCTGAAGGTTATGATAGCGACGACAGCATTGTTGCTCACGCTGTGATTGATTTTCAAACTAAAATAAGTGATTCATCTAAGTTTCAACAGAGATTTATTGCCGACTGGGGTAGTAAATTAGATGCTCGTTCTGAAACCTCATTAACAGCAAATATCGTTGGTGCGCTAGCAATGAAGTTTGCAGTGATCGTGCGTTATAACAGTGAACCACTTGATGACAAAGAAAGCACTGATACTGAAACAAACATGACATTACTTTACGCATTTTAA
- the fba gene encoding class II fructose-bisphosphate aldolase (catalyzes the reversible aldol condensation of dihydroxyacetonephosphate and glyceraldehyde 3-phosphate in the Calvin cycle, glycolysis, and/or gluconeogenesis) codes for MALISLRQLLDHAAEHGYGVPAFNVNNLEQMRAIMQAAEATDSPVIVQASAGARKYARPQFLKYLMAAALEQYPDIPVCIHQDHGTDPDICQRSIQLGMSSVMMDGSLMADGKTPASYDYNVDVTRRTVAFAHACGVSVEGEIGCLGSLETGQAGEEDGVGASGILSMDQMLTTPEEAARFVADTHVDALAIAIGTSHGAYKFSRKPTGDVLRIDRIKEIHARIPNTHLVMHGSSSVPQEWLKIINQYGGEIPETYGVPLEEIVEGIKHGVRKVNIDTDLRLASTGAVRKFLAEHPAEFDPRKFLKASMEAMADICTTRYEAFGCAGMGSKIKPKSLQAMYKAYQSGELDPKIM; via the coding sequence ATGGCTCTTATCTCTCTACGACAACTGCTTGACCACGCTGCAGAGCATGGTTATGGCGTCCCTGCATTTAACGTGAACAACCTTGAGCAAATGCGTGCAATTATGCAAGCGGCTGAAGCAACAGACAGCCCTGTGATTGTGCAGGCATCTGCAGGTGCACGTAAATATGCACGCCCACAATTTTTAAAATACTTAATGGCCGCCGCGCTTGAGCAGTATCCTGATATTCCGGTCTGTATTCATCAAGATCACGGTACTGATCCTGACATTTGTCAGCGTTCAATTCAGTTAGGTATGTCATCAGTGATGATGGACGGCTCATTAATGGCTGATGGTAAAACACCAGCGTCATACGACTACAACGTAGATGTGACTCGTCGTACGGTCGCATTTGCTCATGCTTGTGGTGTATCTGTTGAAGGTGAAATTGGTTGTTTAGGCAGTTTAGAAACTGGCCAAGCTGGTGAAGAAGATGGTGTGGGTGCGTCAGGTATTCTAAGCATGGACCAAATGCTAACTACGCCAGAAGAAGCAGCGCGTTTTGTTGCTGATACTCACGTTGATGCATTAGCCATTGCTATTGGTACCAGCCATGGTGCGTACAAGTTTAGCCGTAAACCAACCGGTGATGTACTACGTATTGACCGTATTAAAGAAATCCATGCGCGTATCCCTAATACGCATCTAGTGATGCACGGTTCATCTTCAGTACCGCAAGAGTGGCTTAAAATCATCAACCAGTATGGTGGTGAAATTCCAGAAACTTACGGTGTACCACTAGAAGAAATCGTTGAAGGTATTAAGCACGGTGTGCGTAAAGTGAACATTGATACCGATTTACGTTTAGCGTCCACAGGTGCCGTGCGTAAATTCCTAGCTGAACATCCTGCAGAATTTGATCCGCGTAAATTCTTAAAAGCATCAATGGAAGCAATGGCTGACATTTGTACTACGCGTTATGAAGCATTTGGTTGTGCTGGCATGGGCTCTAAAATTAAGCCTAAGTCACTGCAAGCCATGTATAAAGCTTATCAATCTGGTGAACTTGATCCTAAAATCATGTAA
- a CDS encoding phosphoglycerate kinase, whose product MAIINMTDLDLQNKRVLIREDLNVPVSDGVVTSDARLRASLPTIQLALKKGAAVMVMSHLGRPTEGEFNAEYSMQPVVDYLTKALDCSVRLVSNYLDGVEVNVGEVVVFENVRFNIGEGKNDETLSKKMAALCDVYVMDAFGTAHRAQASTHGVGVYAPIACAGPLLSQELDALGKALDNPARPMVAIVGGSKVSTKLTVLESLSTKVDQLVVGGGIANTFIAAAGYKVGKSLYEADLVEEAKRLIANARSRGGDIPVPTDVVVASEFSPTAAATLKSVSEVTDSDMIFDIGPDSAEALAKIIEQAGTIVWNGPVGVFEFDQFGEGTKRIAQAIANSKAFSIAGGGDTLAAVDKYNIADKVSYISTGGGAFLEFLEGKELPAVAMLEKRGA is encoded by the coding sequence ATGGCAATTATTAACATGACAGATTTAGATCTACAAAATAAGCGCGTGCTTATCCGTGAAGATTTAAACGTACCTGTCAGCGACGGTGTTGTAACAAGTGATGCGCGTTTACGAGCATCATTACCAACCATTCAACTCGCATTGAAAAAAGGCGCCGCCGTAATGGTGATGTCTCATTTAGGCCGCCCAACAGAAGGCGAGTTTAACGCTGAATATTCAATGCAACCGGTAGTCGATTATTTAACTAAAGCGTTAGATTGTTCAGTGCGCTTAGTGAGTAATTATCTTGATGGTGTTGAGGTTAATGTTGGCGAAGTCGTCGTATTTGAAAACGTTCGCTTTAATATTGGCGAAGGTAAAAATGATGAAACATTATCTAAAAAAATGGCAGCACTGTGCGATGTCTATGTAATGGACGCATTTGGAACGGCTCACCGCGCCCAAGCATCTACTCATGGCGTCGGTGTGTATGCGCCTATTGCCTGTGCTGGCCCATTATTATCACAAGAATTAGATGCATTAGGCAAAGCGCTTGATAACCCTGCTCGTCCAATGGTGGCGATTGTAGGTGGATCTAAAGTGTCAACTAAATTAACCGTGCTTGAAAGCTTATCGACCAAAGTTGACCAGTTAGTTGTGGGTGGCGGTATTGCTAATACCTTTATTGCTGCTGCAGGTTATAAAGTTGGCAAGTCGTTGTATGAAGCTGATCTAGTAGAAGAGGCCAAGCGTCTTATTGCGAATGCCCGAAGCCGTGGTGGTGATATCCCTGTGCCAACGGATGTGGTAGTGGCGAGTGAATTTAGCCCTACCGCAGCAGCTACGTTGAAATCAGTGAGCGAAGTGACTGACAGCGACATGATTTTCGATATTGGTCCTGACAGTGCAGAAGCCTTAGCTAAAATTATTGAACAAGCGGGCACTATCGTCTGGAATGGCCCAGTAGGCGTGTTTGAGTTTGATCAATTCGGTGAAGGTACCAAGCGTATTGCTCAAGCGATCGCAAATTCCAAAGCATTTTCTATTGCTGGCGGTGGTGACACTCTGGCAGCAGTGGATAAATACAATATTGCCGACAAAGTATCGTATATTTCAACCGGCGGTGGTGCTTTCCTTGAATTTTTAGAAGGTAAAGAGCTACCTGCCGTTGCAATGCTTGAAAAACGTGGCGCTTAG